Proteins encoded together in one Monomorium pharaonis isolate MP-MQ-018 chromosome 8, ASM1337386v2, whole genome shotgun sequence window:
- the LOC105839355 gene encoding battenin isoform X1, with the protein MGKNSLTSSHAANNVFDEEAILKKARWRNLIAFWILGLCNNYGYVVMLSAAHDILQTKFGEKDATSSTNVTNTEGIRTCNTVSTGAILLADILPALAIKITAPFLPFLVHARLATCVLFSAAGFLLVSLSTTEWLAILGVVVTSLSSGLGEVTLLSYSNQFSKQVISTWSSGTGGAGVIGAVSYAGLTMLLSTEHTLLAMLAVPLLQAITFWFILKHPGHTRIPITKNGIDSQEQIIQVPKKSFRDKINLVPGLLKYMIPLGLVYLFEYFINQGLYELIEFDGIWLTHAEQYRWLQVDYQIGVFISRSSVNIVTINKIWIMSVLQFVNVIILLFEAIYYYIPNIWIVFALVLWEGLLGGGAYVNTFYRMSTEIPRADRESSLGIATMADSIGIALAGWLSMPVHNAICKMPQPKRLGS; encoded by the exons ATGGGTAAAAACAGTCTGACGAGTTCGCATGCGGCCAACAACGTTTTCGATGAGGAAGCTATCTTGAAGAAGGCACGATGGCGCAATCTCATAGCCTTCTGGATCCTGGGTCTGTGCAACAATTACGGCTATGTTGTGATGCTCAGCGCGGCTCATGACATTCTTCAGACCAAATTCGGTGAGAAG GATGCCACGTCAAGCACAAATGTCACTAACACGGAGGGAATTCGCACATGCAATACTGTTTCAACCGGTGCTATACTTTTGGCGGATATTCTGCCAGCACTGGCGATCAAGATCACGGCGCCGTTTCTACCATTTCTAGTACA TGCTCGACTGGCTACCTGTGTGTTATTTTCCGCTGCAGGATTCCTTTTGGTGTCGTTGAGCACTACCGAATGGCTCGCCATTCTGGGCGTCGTTGTTACATCGCTCTCTTCCGGCTTGGGTGAAGTTACACTTCTCAGTTACAGTAACCAGTTCTCCAA GCAAGTGATTTCAACATGGTCATCTGGTACGGGTGGCGCCGGAGTGATCGGCGCCGTTTCCTATGCCGGACTCACTATGCTGCTAAGCACCGAGCATACGTTGCTAGCTATGTTGGCCGTGCCACTCTTACAAGCAATCACGTTCTGGTTTATCCTTAAACACCCGGGACACACCAGAATCCCGATCACCAAGAACGGTATTGACAGTCAAGAGCAGATTATCCAAGTTCCCAAGAAGAGTTTCAGAGACAAGATCAATTTGGTGCCCGGATTGCTGAAGTACATGATACCGCTCGGGCTAGTTTACTTGTTCGAATATTTCATCAATCAAGGCCTG TACGAACTTATCGAATTTGATGGCATTTGGTTGACACACGCCGAACAATACAGATGGCTCCAAGTAGATTATCAGATAGGTGTATTTATCTCAAGGTCGTCGGTAAACATAGTCACCATTAATAAGATTTGGATCATGTCCGTGTTGCAG TTTGTTAACGTTATAATCCTGCTGTTCGAGGCCATTTACTACTACATACCGAACATATGGATCGTTTTTGCCCTTGTATTGTGGGAGGGTCTGCTTGGCGGTGGAGCGTACGTGAACACGTTTTATCGAATGTCGACAGAG ATTCCAAGAGCAGATCGTGAAAGTTCTTTGGGAATCGCGACGATGGCAGACTCAATCGGAATTGCGTTGGCCGGATGGTTGTCCATGCCTGTTCACAATGCCATTTGCAAAATGCCACAGCCAAAGCGATTAGGCAGCTAA
- the LOC105839355 gene encoding battenin isoform X2 produces the protein MGKNSLTSSHAANNVFDEEAILKKARWRNLIAFWILGLCNNYGYVVMLSAAHDILQTKFGEKVSSSSHNSRSGIRTCNTVSTGAILLADILPALAIKITAPFLPFLVHARLATCVLFSAAGFLLVSLSTTEWLAILGVVVTSLSSGLGEVTLLSYSNQFSKQVISTWSSGTGGAGVIGAVSYAGLTMLLSTEHTLLAMLAVPLLQAITFWFILKHPGHTRIPITKNGIDSQEQIIQVPKKSFRDKINLVPGLLKYMIPLGLVYLFEYFINQGLYELIEFDGIWLTHAEQYRWLQVDYQIGVFISRSSVNIVTINKIWIMSVLQFVNVIILLFEAIYYYIPNIWIVFALVLWEGLLGGGAYVNTFYRMSTEIPRADRESSLGIATMADSIGIALAGWLSMPVHNAICKMPQPKRLGS, from the exons ATGGGTAAAAACAGTCTGACGAGTTCGCATGCGGCCAACAACGTTTTCGATGAGGAAGCTATCTTGAAGAAGGCACGATGGCGCAATCTCATAGCCTTCTGGATCCTGGGTCTGTGCAACAATTACGGCTATGTTGTGATGCTCAGCGCGGCTCATGACATTCTTCAGACCAAATTCGGTGAGAAGGTGAGTAGCTCTTCACATAATTCTCGATCC GGAATTCGCACATGCAATACTGTTTCAACCGGTGCTATACTTTTGGCGGATATTCTGCCAGCACTGGCGATCAAGATCACGGCGCCGTTTCTACCATTTCTAGTACA TGCTCGACTGGCTACCTGTGTGTTATTTTCCGCTGCAGGATTCCTTTTGGTGTCGTTGAGCACTACCGAATGGCTCGCCATTCTGGGCGTCGTTGTTACATCGCTCTCTTCCGGCTTGGGTGAAGTTACACTTCTCAGTTACAGTAACCAGTTCTCCAA GCAAGTGATTTCAACATGGTCATCTGGTACGGGTGGCGCCGGAGTGATCGGCGCCGTTTCCTATGCCGGACTCACTATGCTGCTAAGCACCGAGCATACGTTGCTAGCTATGTTGGCCGTGCCACTCTTACAAGCAATCACGTTCTGGTTTATCCTTAAACACCCGGGACACACCAGAATCCCGATCACCAAGAACGGTATTGACAGTCAAGAGCAGATTATCCAAGTTCCCAAGAAGAGTTTCAGAGACAAGATCAATTTGGTGCCCGGATTGCTGAAGTACATGATACCGCTCGGGCTAGTTTACTTGTTCGAATATTTCATCAATCAAGGCCTG TACGAACTTATCGAATTTGATGGCATTTGGTTGACACACGCCGAACAATACAGATGGCTCCAAGTAGATTATCAGATAGGTGTATTTATCTCAAGGTCGTCGGTAAACATAGTCACCATTAATAAGATTTGGATCATGTCCGTGTTGCAG TTTGTTAACGTTATAATCCTGCTGTTCGAGGCCATTTACTACTACATACCGAACATATGGATCGTTTTTGCCCTTGTATTGTGGGAGGGTCTGCTTGGCGGTGGAGCGTACGTGAACACGTTTTATCGAATGTCGACAGAG ATTCCAAGAGCAGATCGTGAAAGTTCTTTGGGAATCGCGACGATGGCAGACTCAATCGGAATTGCGTTGGCCGGATGGTTGTCCATGCCTGTTCACAATGCCATTTGCAAAATGCCACAGCCAAAGCGATTAGGCAGCTAA